The following are encoded in a window of Panicum virgatum strain AP13 chromosome 5N, P.virgatum_v5, whole genome shotgun sequence genomic DNA:
- the LOC120675548 gene encoding phenylacetaldehyde reductase-like, with translation MVSSQTAIVPNPRWPADKVIDEDSWADVDVLKKLQLWYGVSKTLAEKAAWDFAEKQGLRLVVLNPVLVLGPTLTPSITGSLQVFLQIMKGQRFDMDEYFLGCVDVRNVAQSLVALYENSSAQGRHLCVESIEQMVDFTNKLADLHPDLPVQRIQEDKQEWVVRAKDPSKKLIELGVRFIPSDKIIMDTMELWMALGAKDSSSFSCRFAQGKIAHLGRTRCIARAFARLILKI, from the exons ATGGTGTCCTCGCAGACGGCCATAGTGCCGAACCCCAGGTGGCCTGCGGACAAGGTCATCGACGAGGATTCCTGGGCCGACGTCGACGTGCTCAAGAAACTCCAG CTTTGGTACGGCGTGTCCAAAACACTGGCAGAGAAGGCTGCGTGGGACTTCGCCGAGAAGCAGGGGTTGCGGCTCGTGGTGCTGAATCCAGTGCTGGTGTTGGGCCCGACATTGACGCCATCGATTACCGGTAGTCTCCAAGTATTTCTGCAGATTATGAAGG GCCAGAGGTTCGACATGGACGAGTACTTTCTTGGCTGCGTTGATGTCCGGAACGTGGCGCAATCTCTCGTAGCGTTGTACGAGAACTCGTCGGCACAGGGACGCCACTTGTGCGTGGAGTCCATTGAACAGATGGTTGATTTCACCAACAAACTTGCCGACCTTCACCCTGATCTTCCGGTTCAAAG AATCCAAGAGGACAAACAGGAGTGGGTGGTGAGGGCAAAGGACCCATCCAAGAAACTGATCGAATTGGGTGTTCGTTTCATTCCATCCGACAAAATCATCATGGACACTATGGAATTATGGATGGCTTTAGGAGCAAAGGACTCATCTAGCTTTTCATGTCGATTTGCTCAGGGGAAAATAGCTCATCTAGGTCGAACTAGgtgtatagcccgcgcatttgcgcggctaatattgaaaatttaa
- the LOC120675042 gene encoding abscisic acid receptor PYL4-like yields the protein MPYAATRTLPQQHTRITTTGKAAVPSCPAHAGVPAEAAQLHEHALAAGQCCSAIVHQIAAPVDEVWALVRRFDQPQAYKSFIKSCQLVDGDGATVGSVRELVVVSGLPADNSRERLEILDDERRVISFRILGGEHRLSNYRSVTTVHEAEAAAPDGRPFTVVAESYVVDVPSGNTAEETCIFINTIIQANLQNLARKVVWS from the coding sequence ATGCCGTACGCAGCCACGAGGACGTTGCCGCAGCAGCATACCCGTATCACCACCACCGGAAAGGCCGCCGTGCCATCGTGCCCGGCGCATGCGGGGGTGCCGGCCGAGGCAGCGCAGCTCCACGAGCACGCGTTGGCTGCGGGGCAGTGTTGCTCGGCGATCGTGCATCAGATCGCAGCGCCGGTGGACGAGGTGTGGGCACTGGTGCGGCGCTTCGACCAGCCGCAGGCGTACAAGAGCTTCATCAAGAGCTGCCAGCTCGTGGACGGCGACGGTGCCACGGTGGGGTCGGTGCGGGAGCTGGTCGTCGTGTCCGGGCTGCCCGCCGACAACAGCCGCGAGCGGCTCGAGATCCTAGACGACGAGCGGCGGGTGATCAGCTTCCGGATCCTGGGCGGCGAGCACCGCCTCTCCAACTACCGCTCGGTGACCACCGTGCACGAGGCAGAGGCAGCAGCGCCGGACGGGCGGCCATTCACCGTTGTGGCCGAGTCCTACGTGGTGGATGTGCCGTCAGGGAACACGGCTGAGGAGACGTGCATTTTCATAAATACCATCATTCAGGCCAACCTCCAGAACCTCGCGCGCAAAGTTGTGTGGTCGTAG